From a single Lacerta agilis isolate rLacAgi1 chromosome 3, rLacAgi1.pri, whole genome shotgun sequence genomic region:
- the ZUP1 gene encoding zinc finger-containing ubiquitin peptidase 1 isoform X2 codes for MCHLVCTDYPILQEHVELHLEECTFLEVERNLTDLELAQHLQNEEDRQRRAAAAKQEREDFQKLQRQYGLDGSGGYKQQSLKNMEKEVAFGRMTPSDYHRRKADMMESLAFGIDDGKTKTSGITEVLCQYYQNECKDIKRVWLSTGVDHFHCSLGDRGWGCGYRNFQMLLSSLLRNSTYEECLKDNSSIPCIPKIQSLIEDAWKEGFDPQGASHFNSRLHGTKAWIGACEIYSLLTSLRIKCQVIDFHQPTGPAGTHPRLLEWVFSYYSTDKESSAKVVCTPKPPIYLQHQGHSRTIIGIEERKNKTMCLLMFDPGCPSQEMQKFLKGIDGNSLRLLRRFVGSLKHKQYQLVAIDGVLSAEEKVTRRQASQRFVAQRIS; via the exons ATGTGTCACCTTGTTTGTACTGATTACCCAATTCTGCAGGAACATGTTGAATTGCACTTGGAGGAATGCACCTTTTTAGAAG TAGAAAGAAACTTGACAGACCTAGAATTGGCACAGCATCTCCAGAATGAGGAAGATAGGcaaagaagagcagcagcagcaaaacaagaaAGAGAAGATTTCCAAAAGCTGCAG AGGCAATACGGCCTAGATGGCTCTGGAGGATATAAGCAGCAGTCACTAAAAAATATGGAAAAGGAAGTGGCTTTTGGGAGAATGACTCCATCTGACTATCACAGGAGAAAAGCTGACATGATGGAATCTCTGGCTTTCGGTATTGATGATGGAAAGACAAAGACTTCGG GAATTACTGAGGTACTGTGCCAGTACTATCAGAATGAATGTAAAGACATAAAGCGTGTATGGCTTTCTACAGGAGTAGATCATTTCCATTGTTCTTTAGGAGACAGAGGTTGGGGCTGTGGTTATAGGAACTTCCAAATGTTGCTTTCTTCCCTCTTGAGAAACAGTACCTATGAAGAGTGCTTGAAAG ataaTTCATCAATTCCATGCATTCCAAAAATTCAGTCATTGATTGAAGATGCTTGGAAAGAAGGCTTTGACCCACAAGGAGCTTCTCACTTCAACAGCCGATTACATGGAACTAAGGCATGGATAGGAGCATGTGAAATTTATTCACTCTTAACTTCTCTCAGGATAAA GTGTCAGGTCATTGATTTTCACCAGCCAACAGGCCCTGCAGGAACACATCCTCGTTTGTTGGAGTGGGTTTTCAGCTATTACTCAACAGACAAGGAAAGCAGTGCAAAAGTTGTGTGTACTCCCAAGCCACCAATCTACCTTCAGCACCAAG gtCATAGTCGTACTATTATTGGAATAGAAGAAAGGAAGAACAAAACTATGTGCCTACTGATGTTCGATCCAGGTTGCCCCTCACAAGAGATGCAAAAATTCTTAAAAGGCATAGATGGgaacagtctcagattgcttcgAAGATTTGTGGGCAGCTTAAAACATAAACAGTATCAGCTAGTGGCCATAGACGGTGTACTGTCAGCGGAGGAAAAAGTT ACTCGTAGGCAGGCTTCTCAGCGCTTCGTGGCTCAGCGGATTTCTTGA
- the DHRS1 gene encoding dehydrogenase/reductase SDR family member 1 has protein sequence MAKPLSGHVCVVTGASRGIGKGVALQLSGAGATVYITARHREALEEAAAEVRARGGKCVPVVCDSSREEDVVALFERVRQEQAGRLDVLVNNAFSGVGTIVEDFGLPFWESSTALWDQVNNAGLRGHYICTVYAARLMVPAGKGLVVTISSPGGLRYMFDVPYGIGKAACDRLAADCAVELRPFGVASVALWPGFVRTESLAKEVESRTGPMMAKLKEKMASMGETPEVSGKCVVSLASDPRVMRHSGKVLLNPDLARLYGFKDVDGREVFNYLSVRDILSELMPKLAGLFRLIPRFITIPKWALALYSSKFSVYPPIQPPLLKSKKEA, from the coding sequence ATGGCCAAGCCTCTGTCGGGACATGTGTGCGTGGTGACGGGCGCCTCTCGGGGCATCGGCAAGGGCGTCGCGCTGCAGCTGTCCGGGGCGGGCGCCACCGTGTACATCACGGCCCGGCACCGCGAGGCgctggaggaggcggcggcggaggtgcGGGCCCGCGGCGGGAAGTGCGTGCCGGTGGTGTGCGACTCGTCCCGGGAAGAAGACGTGGTGGCGCTGTTCGAGCGCGTCCGGCAGGAGCAGGCGGGCCGCCTGGACGTGCTGGTCAACAACGCCTTCTCCGGGGTGGGCACCATCGTGGAGGACTTCGGGCTGCCCTTCTGGGAGAGCTCGACGGCCCTGTGGGACCAGGTCAACAATGCGGGCCTGCGGGGCCACTACATCTGCACCGTCTACGCCGCCCGTCTGATGGTGCCCGCCGGGAAGGGGCTCGTCGTCACCATCTCGTCGCCCGGAGGGCTGCGCTACATGTTCGACGTGCCCTACGGGATCGGCAAGGCCGCCTGCGACCGCCTGGCCGCCGACTGCGCCGTCGAGCTGCGCCCCTTCGGCGTGGCCTCGGTGGCGCTGTGGCCGGGCTTCGTGCGCACCGAGAGCCTGGCGAAGGAAGTGGAGAGCAGGACGGGGCCCATGATGGCGAAGCTGAAGGAGAAGATGGCCTCCATGGGAGAGACCCCCGAAGTGAGCGGGAAGTGCGTGGTGAGCCTGGCGTCGGACCCGCGCGTCATGCGCCACAGCGGGAAGGTGCTCCTCAACCCGGACCTCGCCCGCCTTTACGGCTTCAAGGATGTGGACGGCAGGGAAGTCTTCAACTATCTCTCGGTGCGGGACATCCTCTCGGAGCTGATGCCCAAACTGGCTGGTTTATTCCGCCTCATACCTCGGTTCATCACCATCCCCAAGTGGGCTCTCGCTCTCTATTCTAGCAAGTTTTCCGTTTACCCACCCATCCAGCCGCCTCTCCTTAAATCAAAAAAAGAAGCCTAA
- the ZUP1 gene encoding zinc finger-containing ubiquitin peptidase 1 isoform X1: MEFSGKARQGQQRLLQGAPSAGARAPPPSPARENGQKLYECPMCHLVCTDYPILQEHVELHLEECTFLEVERNLTDLELAQHLQNEEDRQRRAAAAKQEREDFQKLQRQYGLDGSGGYKQQSLKNMEKEVAFGRMTPSDYHRRKADMMESLAFGIDDGKTKTSGITEVLCQYYQNECKDIKRVWLSTGVDHFHCSLGDRGWGCGYRNFQMLLSSLLRNSTYEECLKDNSSIPCIPKIQSLIEDAWKEGFDPQGASHFNSRLHGTKAWIGACEIYSLLTSLRIKCQVIDFHQPTGPAGTHPRLLEWVFSYYSTDKESSAKVVCTPKPPIYLQHQGHSRTIIGIEERKNKTMCLLMFDPGCPSQEMQKFLKGIDGNSLRLLRRFVGSLKHKQYQLVAIDGVLSAEEKVTRRQASQRFVAQRIS, from the exons ATGGAGTTCTCCGGCAAAGCCCGGCAGGGACAGCAGCGGCTTCTGCAGGGGGCCCCGTCCGCTGGGGCCCGCGCACCGCCTCCGTCTCCCGCCCGTG AAAATGGTCAGAAGCTGTATGAATGCCCAATGTGTCACCTTGTTTGTACTGATTACCCAATTCTGCAGGAACATGTTGAATTGCACTTGGAGGAATGCACCTTTTTAGAAG TAGAAAGAAACTTGACAGACCTAGAATTGGCACAGCATCTCCAGAATGAGGAAGATAGGcaaagaagagcagcagcagcaaaacaagaaAGAGAAGATTTCCAAAAGCTGCAG AGGCAATACGGCCTAGATGGCTCTGGAGGATATAAGCAGCAGTCACTAAAAAATATGGAAAAGGAAGTGGCTTTTGGGAGAATGACTCCATCTGACTATCACAGGAGAAAAGCTGACATGATGGAATCTCTGGCTTTCGGTATTGATGATGGAAAGACAAAGACTTCGG GAATTACTGAGGTACTGTGCCAGTACTATCAGAATGAATGTAAAGACATAAAGCGTGTATGGCTTTCTACAGGAGTAGATCATTTCCATTGTTCTTTAGGAGACAGAGGTTGGGGCTGTGGTTATAGGAACTTCCAAATGTTGCTTTCTTCCCTCTTGAGAAACAGTACCTATGAAGAGTGCTTGAAAG ataaTTCATCAATTCCATGCATTCCAAAAATTCAGTCATTGATTGAAGATGCTTGGAAAGAAGGCTTTGACCCACAAGGAGCTTCTCACTTCAACAGCCGATTACATGGAACTAAGGCATGGATAGGAGCATGTGAAATTTATTCACTCTTAACTTCTCTCAGGATAAA GTGTCAGGTCATTGATTTTCACCAGCCAACAGGCCCTGCAGGAACACATCCTCGTTTGTTGGAGTGGGTTTTCAGCTATTACTCAACAGACAAGGAAAGCAGTGCAAAAGTTGTGTGTACTCCCAAGCCACCAATCTACCTTCAGCACCAAG gtCATAGTCGTACTATTATTGGAATAGAAGAAAGGAAGAACAAAACTATGTGCCTACTGATGTTCGATCCAGGTTGCCCCTCACAAGAGATGCAAAAATTCTTAAAAGGCATAGATGGgaacagtctcagattgcttcgAAGATTTGTGGGCAGCTTAAAACATAAACAGTATCAGCTAGTGGCCATAGACGGTGTACTGTCAGCGGAGGAAAAAGTT ACTCGTAGGCAGGCTTCTCAGCGCTTCGTGGCTCAGCGGATTTCTTGA